A single region of the Triticum dicoccoides isolate Atlit2015 ecotype Zavitan chromosome 2B, WEW_v2.0, whole genome shotgun sequence genome encodes:
- the LOC119363277 gene encoding uncharacterized protein LOC119363277 isoform X2, which produces MAAALPDWMMLERFVFCRESLLDSEAAPFIKAAGTSSHGGSFSVAFLVLQPPGISRLYLQWPGGPKGGSQCVLVAAHRNLVLFRLTPDPVITRKAPFVDYRQDHFICGAQFSPSQRSLLLRKIPKCDQPALVDWRDGEKLNLRRSNDEWGKIEAELCVLRSKVSNRLHEWKSEKWLPIQYEGHERSDLDSWRTDRVVPFNKFLCWVNYGGGGILFCEVFKQKPNIFYLRLPIIAPRLHQCSLRFQEASRAVGVTKGSMGCDELRFVDVVCKDGNIIDPLGYGDNEGFTITYYALRITQSGGMEWDMLFFIRCYELWSINPQLPHELLKHPVVSMEDPNVVYFLMSERLEHVDKVSVVTLDMCTKKLLSIHPYINGKEDLLGKDADMVRRNATFLQTFLPSELPKFLKSHQLK; this is translated from the exons ATGGCCGCCGCCCTTCCCGACTGGATGATGCTCGAGCGATTCGTGTTCTGCAGGGAGTCCTTGCTGGACAGCGAGGCCGCGCCCTTCATCAAGGCCGCCGGCACCAGCTCCCACGGCGGCAGCTTCTCCGTGGCCTTCCTCGTCCTCCAGCCCCCGGGCATCTCACGCCTTTACCTGCAGTGGCCCGGCGGCCCAAAGGGCGGCTCTCAGTGCGTTCTCGTAGCGGCACACCGCAATCTTGTCCTGTTCAGGCTCACCCCAGATCCTGTAATCACCCGCAAGGCCCCCTTCGTGGATTACCGGCAAGACCACTTCATCTGCGGAGCCCAATTCTCGCCGTCTCAGCGGTCGCTGCTGCTCCGAAAGATCCCCAAGTGTGACCAACCTGCGCTGGTGGATTGGAGGGATGGGGAGAAG TTGAACCTCCGTAGATCCAACGATGAGTGGGGCAAAATTGAGGCTGAGCTGTGTGTCCTCCGCTCCAAAGTAAGCAATCGTCTTCACGAGTGGAAGAGTGAGAAGTGGCTGCCAATCCAGTACGAGGGACATGAAAGATCTGATTTGGACAGTTGGAGAACGGACAGAGTAGTTCCATTCAACAAGTTTTTGTGTTGGGTTAATTACGGCGGGGGAGGCATCTTATTCTGTGAGGTGTTCAAACAAAAGCCAAACATTTTTTACCTCCGACTACCTATAATTGCGCCTCGTTTACATCAATGTTCATTGAGgttccaggaggcgagccgcgcTGTCGGTGTAACCAAAGGCAGCATGGGTTGTGATGAGCTGAGGTTTGTTGATGTAGTCTGTAAGGATGGTAACATTATTGATCCACTAGGCTATGGTGACAATGAGGGTTTCACGATCACCTACTACGCTTTGAGGATAACACAGAGTGGTGGCATGGAGTGGGATATGCTTTTCTTCATCAGATGCTATGAATTGTGGAGTATCAACCCTCAACTCCCGCATGAACTTCTGAAGCATCCTGTTGTAAGTATGGAGGACCCAAATGTGGTATATTTTCTGATGTCGGAGCGTCTGGAACATGTTGACAAGGTTTCCGTAGTTACTCTTGATATGTGTACCAAAAAGCTGCTTTCAATTCATCCATATATTAATGGAAAGGAAGACCTCTTGGGCAAAGACGCTGACATGGTTCGGCGAAACGCCACTTTTCTCCAAACCTTTCTTCCCTCAGAACTTCCTAAGTTCTTAAAATCCCACCAG CTCAAGTGA
- the LOC119363277 gene encoding uncharacterized protein LOC119363277 isoform X1, whose product MAAALPDWMMLERFVFCRESLLDSEAAPFIKAAGTSSHGGSFSVAFLVLQPPGISRLYLQWPGGPKGGSQCVLVAAHRNLVLFRLTPDPVITRKAPFVDYRQDHFICGAQFSPSQRSLLLRKIPKCDQPALVDWRDGEKVTMPRSFDLNPVSILCRGDEEFALAQLNLRRSNDEWGKIEAELCVLRSKVSNRLHEWKSEKWLPIQYEGHERSDLDSWRTDRVVPFNKFLCWVNYGGGGILFCEVFKQKPNIFYLRLPIIAPRLHQCSLRFQEASRAVGVTKGSMGCDELRFVDVVCKDGNIIDPLGYGDNEGFTITYYALRITQSGGMEWDMLFFIRCYELWSINPQLPHELLKHPVVSMEDPNVVYFLMSERLEHVDKVSVVTLDMCTKKLLSIHPYINGKEDLLGKDADMVRRNATFLQTFLPSELPKFLKSHQLK is encoded by the exons ATGGCCGCCGCCCTTCCCGACTGGATGATGCTCGAGCGATTCGTGTTCTGCAGGGAGTCCTTGCTGGACAGCGAGGCCGCGCCCTTCATCAAGGCCGCCGGCACCAGCTCCCACGGCGGCAGCTTCTCCGTGGCCTTCCTCGTCCTCCAGCCCCCGGGCATCTCACGCCTTTACCTGCAGTGGCCCGGCGGCCCAAAGGGCGGCTCTCAGTGCGTTCTCGTAGCGGCACACCGCAATCTTGTCCTGTTCAGGCTCACCCCAGATCCTGTAATCACCCGCAAGGCCCCCTTCGTGGATTACCGGCAAGACCACTTCATCTGCGGAGCCCAATTCTCGCCGTCTCAGCGGTCGCTGCTGCTCCGAAAGATCCCCAAGTGTGACCAACCTGCGCTGGTGGATTGGAGGGATGGGGAGAAGGTAACCATGCCCCGCTCGTTTGATCTTAACCCCGTTAGCATCTTGTGCCGAGGAGATGAAGAATTTGCCTTGGCGCAGTTGAACCTCCGTAGATCCAACGATGAGTGGGGCAAAATTGAGGCTGAGCTGTGTGTCCTCCGCTCCAAAGTAAGCAATCGTCTTCACGAGTGGAAGAGTGAGAAGTGGCTGCCAATCCAGTACGAGGGACATGAAAGATCTGATTTGGACAGTTGGAGAACGGACAGAGTAGTTCCATTCAACAAGTTTTTGTGTTGGGTTAATTACGGCGGGGGAGGCATCTTATTCTGTGAGGTGTTCAAACAAAAGCCAAACATTTTTTACCTCCGACTACCTATAATTGCGCCTCGTTTACATCAATGTTCATTGAGgttccaggaggcgagccgcgcTGTCGGTGTAACCAAAGGCAGCATGGGTTGTGATGAGCTGAGGTTTGTTGATGTAGTCTGTAAGGATGGTAACATTATTGATCCACTAGGCTATGGTGACAATGAGGGTTTCACGATCACCTACTACGCTTTGAGGATAACACAGAGTGGTGGCATGGAGTGGGATATGCTTTTCTTCATCAGATGCTATGAATTGTGGAGTATCAACCCTCAACTCCCGCATGAACTTCTGAAGCATCCTGTTGTAAGTATGGAGGACCCAAATGTGGTATATTTTCTGATGTCGGAGCGTCTGGAACATGTTGACAAGGTTTCCGTAGTTACTCTTGATATGTGTACCAAAAAGCTGCTTTCAATTCATCCATATATTAATGGAAAGGAAGACCTCTTGGGCAAAGACGCTGACATGGTTCGGCGAAACGCCACTTTTCTCCAAACCTTTCTTCCCTCAGAACTTCCTAAGTTCTTAAAATCCCACCAG CTCAAGTGA